A segment of the Granulicella aggregans genome:
GTGGGCAGGCCGTGGTCGCAGCCAAGGCGGCGACGGCAGCCGGAACGCGGGTGTACTCGGTTGCGTACGGATCTCCTTCGGTCGGATGCCTGTCCGATACTGCTGCCGGATCTTATCCCAACATCAGTCCGTGCAACACGATGGCGTCGATGGCCTCGGCGCCGCAGTACTTTTATTCGGACTACAAGCAGTCGGGTTCGCTGAGCACGTGCACGTCGAGCCAGCCGGTGACATCGCTGAGTGGGATCTTCTCCGCGATCGCGGCGGACCTGTCTACGCCGCGTTTGATTCCTGACAGCGTGACTTGATTGAACTTCCTGCGGAAGATCAGTTGATCTCAGACGGGTAGAACGCTTTCAGCTCTAGAGCGGTTTGCGCCGAAGAGAAGCGTACCTCAGCGGCTGAAGCCGCGCCTTGGAGTCTACGTTATGGCACGGCTGAAGCCGCGCCCGTAAGCAAGACTGTCTTTTCGCCTACAGTCCTGCGCAGGGGTTAGAGCCACTCATCTCTCCATTCAGGCGACGAACTTGTAGCCTACGCCGCGGACGGTAAGCAGGTGGACGGGGTTGCCGGGGTCGGTCTCGATGTAGCGGCGGAGGCGAACAATGAAGTTGTCGATGGCGCGAGTGTCGGTGTCTTCGTGAACGCGCCAGACCTGCTCGAGGATCTCCTTGCGGGGGACGATCTTGCCTTCGCGGTCGGTGAGGTAGCGGAGGAGGTCGGCCTCCATCAGGGTGAGGTGGGTGGTGCCGTGGGGGGCGATCAGTTCCAGGGCGTCGAAGCGGATGAGGTGGTGATCGAAGGCGTACTCGTCGGGAGGTGAGGGGTCGACGATCGCCGTAGCTTCTGTCTGCCAGGCGGTTCGGCGGAGCAGAGTCTTCAGACGGACGAGCAGGATGTTGAGGTCGAAGGGCTTGGGGAGATAGTCGTCGGCTCCGGCTTCGAGGCCTTCGAGGATGTCTTCGGTACGGCTGCGCGCGGTGAGCAAAAGGACGGGGACGAAGCGCTTTGCAGCGCGAAGGGCGCGGACGATGGCGAAGCCGTCGGTGCCGGGGAGCATGCAGTCGAGGAGGATGGCGGCGGGGGCTTCGGGGCCTTCCTGGGGCGCGGCGAGGAGCCAGGCTAGGGCGGAGTCGCCGTCGGACTCGTGATGGGTGCGGTAGCCTTCGGCCTGTAGGTTGAAGACCAGGCCGGTGGCGAGGTGCTCTTCGTCTTCGACTACGATGATCAGGGGTTCGGGTCCAGTGCTCATTGTTGATCAGAGTCTTTCGAGGCGTGTGGGAGTTGGATAAGAGCGTACCTCAGCGGCTAAA
Coding sequences within it:
- a CDS encoding response regulator transcription factor, yielding MSTGPEPLIIVVEDEEHLATGLVFNLQAEGYRTHHESDGDSALAWLLAAPQEGPEAPAAILLDCMLPGTDGFAIVRALRAAKRFVPVLLLTARSRTEDILEGLEAGADDYLPKPFDLNILLVRLKTLLRRTAWQTEATAIVDPSPPDEYAFDHHLIRFDALELIAPHGTTHLTLMEADLLRYLTDREGKIVPRKEILEQVWRVHEDTDTRAIDNFIVRLRRYIETDPGNPVHLLTVRGVGYKFVA